A window of Amblyraja radiata isolate CabotCenter1 chromosome 25, sAmbRad1.1.pri, whole genome shotgun sequence contains these coding sequences:
- the LOC116987220 gene encoding nuclear factor 7, brain-like, with protein MESETFAEELLCAVCLDFFTDPVTLQCGHTFCRPCVTRCWERQRTGSCPVCRRPGPAKDLRGSRALRNLADRARELSRRGAGRRGEAGGQDGTATGHSPQTQPAEDAVGSAIDSLNKARSAALEYKLQQKENISKIKEQCGSLHTLITGEFAAMHQFLTEREQRLLGELREQRRTILGAMQRNLQALDNDLQSIERQLAELKGQVEASRQRRPPGAGAHTVLPLQLTLGQFSGPLQYAAWKAMLAHLWPAPTPLTLDPATAHRRLRLSPDLRSVSHCDIVRHGATPGPLRFEPYVCVLGAAGVGGGRRYWEVEVGGKSKWEVGVVGESADRKGRHHSPVPAAGFWLLWLRKGREYWALERPRCRLWPRRPPRTVGIYLDHEGGQVSFYDADNMAHLYTFTHTFSETLYPYFSPCLNDGGTNSQPLRICAPLGTHWS; from the exons ATGGAGTCGGAGACTTTCGCCGAGGAGCTTCTGTGCGCCGTGtgtctggatttcttcaccgacccAGTGACCCTCCAGTGCGGCCACACTTTCTGCCGCCCGTGTGTCACCCGCTGCTGGGAGCGGCAGCGCACGGGTTCCTGCCCGGTGTGCCGGCGTCCCGGGCCGGCCAAAGACCTGCGGGGCAGCCGGGCCCTGCGGAACCTAGCGGACAGAGCTCGGGAGCTGAGCCGGAGAGGCGCCGGGCGACGGGGGGAAGCCGGCGGACAGGACGGGACTGCGACCGGTCACAGCCCGCAGACTCAACCGGCGGAG GACGCCGTGGGCTCGGCCATAGATTCCCTGAACAAGGCGAGATCTGCAGCACTGGAGTATAAACTACAGCAAAAGGAGAACATATCCAAGATTAAA GAGCAGTGCGGCAGCCTGCACACGCTCATCACCGGCGAGTTTGCTGCCATGCACCAGTTTCTCACCGAGAGGGAGCAGCGTTTACTCGGGGAGTTGAGAGAGCAGAGGCGGACCATCCTCGGGGCGATGCAGCGGAACCTGCAGGCGCTCGACAACGACTTGCAATCCATCGAGCGCCAACTGGCAGAGTTGAAGGGGCAG GTGGAAGCGTCGCGgcagagaag GCCGCCCGGAGCGGGAGCTCACACGGTGCTGCCGCTGCAGCTGACCCTGGGGCAGTTCAGTGGCCCTCTGCAGTACGCTGCATGGAAGGCAATGCTGGCACACCTGTGGCCAG ccCCGACCCCCCTGACTCTAGATCCAGCCACTGCCCACCGGCGCTTGAGGCTGAGCCCGGACCTGCGGTCGGTCAGCCACTGTGACATTGTCCGGCACGGGGCGACTCCCGGGCCGCTGCGCTTCGAGCCGTACGTCTGCGTGCTGGGGGCGGCGGGGGTGGGCGGGGGTCGCcgctactgggaggtggaggtggggggcaAGAGCAAGTGGGAGGTCGGGGTAGTGGGAGAATCGGCCGACCGCAAGGGCCGCCACCACTCGCCTGTCCCGGCCGCCGGCTTCTGGCTGCTGTGGCTGAGGAAGGGCCGCGAATACTGGGCCCTCGAGCGGCCCCGCTGCCGCCTCTGGCCCCGCCGGCCGCCCCGCACCGTCGGCATCTACCTAGACCACGAGGGCGGCCAGGTGTCCTTCTACGATGCCGACAACATGGCTCACCTGTACACCTTCACCCACACTTTCTCCGAGACCCTCTACCCCTACTTCTCCCCCTGCCTCAACGACGGGGGCACCAACTCACAGCCGCTCCGCATCTGCGCCCCGCTGGGCACCCACTGGTCctga
- the LOC116987221 gene encoding E3 ubiquitin-protein ligase TRIM69-like gives MEQQQKEKIYVVLEESHNLQSHITSQFAELHQIFTEKERRVLADIREEEMKIRNAMEKRLQEIQANLNSIQKELSTLQEQIDQKDNGIFLKEVVGQRRRISDDIRSLSVTDGALPIEKINHHFVSNTLWRETCAIQRGKTCSVSILLIDYTFKYHKCKEYAVIVVTSASGISFYLSTIHCLKTLTFNAFSNFTISP, from the exons atggagcagcaacagaaagagAAGATTTATGTTGTTCTG gaagagtcacacaaccttcagtcacatatcacatcccagtttgctgaactgcaccagattttcACTGAGAAAGAGCGGCGTGTACTCGCAGATATCCGGGAAGAAGAGATGAAAATTCGGAACGCAATGGAGAAAAGGCTTCAAGAGATTCAAGCAAATTTAAATTCCATCCAAAAGGAACTCTCAACGTTGCAGGAACAGATAGATCAAAAAGACAACGggatatttctgaag gaggtaGTTGGTCAGAGAAGGAG gatTAGTGATGATATTCGTTCATTGTCAGTGACAGATGgtgccttgccgattgaaaagaTTAATCACCACTTTGTGTCGAACACGTTGTGGAGAGAAACTTGCGCCATTCAGCGAGGTAAAACATGTTCAGTTTCCATTCTTCTCATTGATTACACCTTTAAGTACCACAAATGCAAAGAGTACGCAGTAATTGTAGTCACCTCcgcctctggcatctcgttctaTCTCTCTACCATCCACTGTCTGAAAACATTGACCTT
- the LOC116987219 gene encoding G patch domain and ankyrin repeat-containing protein 1-like — protein MSCRQLISFTRAVEDGDAWRDGERRVPYSPLSREGGLDGEQARSFYESVLASSSQASNSSRASTSSSAVRKHKAEWRRVRAGGPSGHQVEGGQRNGHLLLKSAQNGDLKMLRRLLETGVSDINFRDSYYWTATMCAAYSGQLEAVKYLLSLGAAWVGVCDCTGRDALDLARQAGHAEIVTALEEYHTRPEEQEDRRERPEEGRRKLCQVCELEYREDSVQQHERSTLHLVSKGNAPAPTHYSIPDTNVGFRMMLREGWDRERGLGPCGKGRKFPVSTVLKRDQRGLGFERGPRPKVTHFQARDPEAVQQPRGVPGRVHRVATVSRREERRREARGREWERDLRVYMDL, from the exons ATGAGCTGCCGGCAGCTAATCAGCTTCACCCGGGCGGTGGAGGATGGAGACGCTTGGAGGGACGGTGAACGGCGTGTGccctactctcccctctccaGGGAGGGAGGGTTGGACGGGGAGCAGGCCAGGAGCTTCTATGAGAGCGTCCTTGCTTCCAGCAGCCAGGCCAGCAACAGCAGCCGGGCCAGCACCAGCTCCAGTGCAGTCCGTAAACACAAGGCCGAGTGGAGGAGAGTGCGGGCAGGTGGCCCCAGCGGGCATCAGGTCGAGGGAGGGCAGAGGAACGGGCATCTGCTGCTGAAATCTGCTCAGAACGGGGACCTCAAAATGCTTCGGAGGTTGCTGGAGACAGGAGTGAGCGATATAAACTTCCGGGACAGTTACTACTGGACTGCCACCATGTGTGCAGCGTACAGTGGGCAGCTGGAAGCAGTGAAGTACTTGCTGAGTCTTGGAGCTGCATGGGTCGGAGTGTGTGACTGCACGGGACGCGATGCTCTGGATTTGGCCCGACAGGCTGGACATGCAGAAATTGTCACTGCTCTGGAGGAATATCACACTCGTCCAGAGGAACAAGAAGACCGCAG GGAGCGgccggaggaggggaggaggaaactgTGCCAGGTTTGCGAGCTGGAATACCGAGAGGACAGTGTGCAGCAACATGAGAGATCCACCCTGCACCTTGTGAGCAAGGGCAATGCTCCAGCACCCACACATTACTCCATCCCCGACACCAACGTGGGCTTCCGCATGATGCTGCGGGAGGGCTGGGACCGGGAGAGGGGCCTGGGCCCCTGCGGGAAGGGTCGCAAGTTCCCCGTCAGCACCGTGCTGAAGAGGGACCAGCGGGGGCTGGGCTTCGAGAGGGGCCCGCGGCCCAAGGTCACTCACTTCCAGGCCCGCGACCCCGAGGCGGTGCAGCAGCCGCGCGGCGTTCCTGGCCGCGTCCACAGGGTGGCGACTGTGAGCcgcagggaggagcggcgccgggAGGCCAGGggcagggagtgggagagggatctCAGAGTCTACATGGACCTGTAG